In Bacillota bacterium, one DNA window encodes the following:
- a CDS encoding ATPase, translating into MGLIVAVDAGGTKTDCMVGTERGEVLARAWAGPANLQVSGPQAMRAEILAAVAKARAQLPAGDETFDVLFVGAAGVARPGDREEVSALLKETGVAGKVVVDNDAVIALAGGTLGQPGVVVIAGTGSIAFGVNARGERARAGGWGYVLGDEGSAYDIGRQALASVMRASDGRGEPTALCDAILQHFKITSPDDLVGLVYQKGLGRADIAGLAVLVAEVARKGDRVARRILRKAGTELGAAAASVVRKLGMGSEAVLCVTSGGVFRAGELVRRALVRELAKTCPACEVVEARFPPVVGAYLLGIQEAGSRITGRVVENIEDSLFRPV; encoded by the coding sequence ATGGGACTCATCGTCGCGGTAGACGCAGGTGGCACCAAGACAGACTGCATGGTTGGGACCGAGCGCGGTGAAGTCCTCGCGCGGGCGTGGGCGGGGCCGGCGAATCTTCAGGTCTCCGGGCCGCAGGCAATGAGGGCCGAGATCCTCGCTGCCGTGGCAAAGGCCCGGGCCCAGCTGCCCGCGGGGGACGAGACGTTCGACGTTCTCTTCGTGGGCGCGGCCGGTGTTGCAAGGCCGGGCGATCGCGAGGAAGTGAGCGCGCTCTTGAAAGAGACGGGCGTGGCGGGCAAGGTCGTGGTGGACAACGACGCCGTCATAGCCCTTGCCGGAGGCACCCTGGGGCAACCTGGGGTCGTCGTGATAGCGGGGACAGGCTCCATAGCGTTCGGCGTGAACGCCCGGGGCGAAAGAGCACGGGCGGGCGGCTGGGGATACGTCCTCGGTGATGAGGGAAGCGCATACGACATCGGTCGCCAGGCGCTCGCGTCCGTCATGAGGGCGAGCGATGGGCGGGGCGAGCCCACGGCCCTTTGCGATGCGATCCTGCAGCACTTCAAGATAACTTCGCCGGACGACCTGGTGGGGCTGGTGTACCAGAAAGGCCTCGGTAGAGCGGATATCGCCGGGCTGGCGGTGCTGGTGGCCGAGGTTGCGCGCAAGGGCGACCGCGTGGCGCGGCGCATACTGCGCAAAGCCGGCACCGAGCTTGGGGCCGCGGCAGCCAGCGTCGTGAGGAAGCTCGGAATGGGGAGCGAGGCGGTGCTCTGCGTTACATCGGGCGGGGTATTCAGGGCTGGGGAGCTGGTAAGACGGGCCTTGGTCAGGGAGCTAGCGAAGACATGCCCGGCGTGCGAGGTCGTGGAAGCGAGGTTTCCGCCCGTGGTCGGGGCGTATCTTCTGGGTATCCAGGAGGCTGGCTCCCGGATCACCGGCAGGGTCGTGGAGAACATCGAGGACTCGCTCTTCCGCCCCGTGTGA
- the nagA gene encoding N-acetylglucosamine-6-phosphate deacetylase, whose protein sequence is MIIRNADILTPRGIMVSGFLVIQDGRITKVGSHGESRHWSTAGHEVLDASGLTVVPGFVDIHAHGGGGHDVLEGTYEAVSAMCRAHARHGTTSIFPTTMAAPFSELVDAVHAVADAVRRGTGGAEALGVHLEGPWVNPDSRGAQALEAIRPPDVRELDKLIEESGGLVRITTVAPELEGASDFIRAAVGRGVRVSLGHSLASFDEAMLAVRSGATHVTHAFNAMRGLHHRNPGMAGAMLACDELTTEAILDGFHLHPAAATILYRCKGADRLALVTDATMAAGMPEGEYELGGQRVVYKGGAVRLPDGGLAGSALTLDRAVKRAMADLGVTLAQAVAMASSVPARIAGVHDRKGSIEEGKDADLVLMDEAGEVRATIVRGAVVYRGEA, encoded by the coding sequence GTGATCATAAGGAACGCCGACATCTTGACGCCGCGAGGTATAATGGTTTCAGGATTTCTTGTCATTCAAGACGGGAGGATCACAAAGGTCGGGTCACATGGTGAGTCCAGGCACTGGTCCACCGCGGGTCATGAGGTTCTCGACGCCTCCGGTCTCACGGTGGTGCCCGGATTCGTTGATATCCACGCACACGGGGGAGGCGGGCACGACGTGCTGGAGGGGACGTACGAGGCCGTGTCCGCCATGTGCCGGGCTCACGCGCGGCACGGGACCACCTCCATTTTCCCGACGACGATGGCAGCGCCGTTCAGTGAGCTTGTGGACGCGGTGCACGCGGTGGCTGACGCGGTCCGGCGGGGCACAGGCGGGGCTGAGGCCTTGGGAGTCCACCTGGAGGGCCCGTGGGTCAACCCCGATAGCAGGGGCGCCCAGGCGCTCGAGGCGATTCGGCCTCCAGATGTGCGCGAGCTGGACAAGCTCATCGAGGAGTCCGGCGGCCTTGTGAGGATAACCACGGTCGCTCCGGAGCTCGAAGGCGCTTCGGACTTCATCCGAGCGGCGGTTGGACGCGGGGTCAGAGTATCCCTCGGGCACTCCCTCGCATCCTTCGATGAAGCCATGCTCGCGGTAAGGTCGGGGGCAACCCATGTGACGCATGCGTTCAACGCCATGCGCGGGCTCCATCATCGGAACCCCGGCATGGCTGGTGCGATGCTCGCGTGTGACGAGCTCACGACCGAGGCCATCCTGGACGGTTTTCACTTGCACCCGGCCGCCGCGACCATCCTCTACCGATGCAAGGGGGCGGACAGGCTGGCCCTTGTTACAGACGCCACGATGGCGGCCGGCATGCCGGAAGGCGAATACGAGCTGGGCGGGCAGCGGGTTGTCTACAAAGGGGGCGCGGTCAGGCTTCCTGACGGCGGCCTCGCCGGGAGCGCGCTCACCCTTGACAGGGCGGTGAAGCGGGCAATGGCCGACCTGGGGGTGACGCTGGCTCAGGCCGTCGCGATGGCGTCGTCCGTCCCTGCGAGGATAGCGGGGGTGCACGACCGTAAGGGCAGCATAGAGGAGGGCAAGGATGCCGACCTCGTTCTTATGGATGAAGCGGGCGAGGTGCGGGCAACCATCGTCCGGGGCGCCGTCGTGTATCGGGGGGAGGCGTGA
- the nagB gene encoding glucosamine-6-phosphate deaminase: protein MVVIVAQDYDTMSREAAKIVAEQVRRKPASVLTLATGATQFGLYAELVRMHREEGLDFSEVTTFNLDEYLGLAPDHPASFHHYMNSRFFDHVNVQPDRIYIPNGLASDVREECRAYERAIKNAGGIDLAVLGVGRNGHIGFNEPRTEFGSRTRSIFLAKRTIEANSVFFGGDENAVPRQAISMGIRTIMNSRSILLLASGTAKAPVIAQTVHGPVTEMVPSSVLQLHPDVTLVLDEEAASQLEPSPEGFVPGPGTRTMVY, encoded by the coding sequence ATGGTGGTTATCGTCGCGCAGGATTACGACACGATGAGCCGGGAGGCCGCGAAGATCGTGGCCGAACAAGTGCGCAGGAAACCTGCGAGCGTTCTCACGCTCGCGACGGGCGCGACGCAGTTCGGGTTGTACGCGGAGCTCGTAAGGATGCACCGCGAGGAAGGGCTGGATTTCTCGGAGGTTACTACGTTCAACCTTGACGAGTATCTCGGGCTCGCGCCGGACCATCCGGCAAGTTTTCATCACTATATGAACAGCAGGTTCTTCGATCACGTGAACGTGCAGCCGGACCGGATTTACATACCGAACGGCCTTGCCAGCGACGTGCGTGAGGAATGCCGGGCGTACGAACGCGCGATAAAGAACGCGGGAGGGATAGACCTTGCGGTCCTGGGCGTGGGAAGGAACGGCCACATCGGGTTCAACGAGCCGAGGACCGAGTTTGGGTCCCGCACCCGGTCGATTTTCCTGGCCAAGCGCACCATAGAGGCCAATTCGGTGTTCTTCGGCGGCGACGAGAACGCCGTGCCGCGGCAAGCGATATCCATGGGAATACGAACGATAATGAACAGCAGGTCCATCCTGCTCCTCGCGAGCGGCACGGCGAAGGCGCCAGTGATCGCGCAGACCGTGCACGGGCCGGTGACCGAGATGGTGCCCAGCTCGGTGCTGCAGCTCCATCCTGATGTCACGCTCGTCCTGGACGAGGAGGCTGCCTCGCAGCTCGAGCCGTCGCCGGAAGGGTTCGTTCCAGGCCCCGGAACGCGGACCATGGTATACTGA
- a CDS encoding PHP domain-containing protein, translating into MRVFADYHTHTRFSHGKGSVMDNVRVAARKGLEAVAITDHGPANLFGVGIRSLATFDDMAREIERARQAFPEVKVLMGVEANLIDSDGGLDVPADVLKRLDVVLVGYHLMVRARTVRDWWRLFGRNHAARWSRRLAERARIDNTKALVEAVRKNRVDVVTHPGLHVSIDTEELARECARVGTALEINARHANLDAEFMKAAARQGVNFCIGSDAHAPDEVGDFGRALEVAIGAGIDPERIINVRV; encoded by the coding sequence ATGAGGGTATTCGCTGACTACCACACACACACGAGATTCAGCCATGGCAAGGGCTCGGTCATGGACAACGTGCGTGTCGCGGCACGCAAGGGTCTCGAGGCCGTGGCCATCACCGATCACGGCCCTGCGAACCTGTTTGGCGTGGGCATAAGGAGCCTCGCCACATTCGATGACATGGCTCGGGAGATCGAGAGGGCCAGGCAGGCATTTCCGGAAGTCAAGGTGCTCATGGGTGTGGAGGCGAATCTCATCGATTCCGACGGTGGGCTCGACGTTCCTGCCGACGTGCTCAAGCGCCTTGATGTAGTGCTCGTTGGCTATCACCTCATGGTCCGGGCGCGGACCGTGCGAGACTGGTGGAGGCTGTTCGGTCGCAATCACGCGGCACGCTGGAGCCGCCGTCTCGCCGAGCGGGCGAGGATCGACAATACCAAGGCTCTGGTGGAGGCCGTAAGGAAGAACAGGGTGGACGTGGTGACCCACCCGGGCCTCCACGTCTCCATAGACACGGAGGAGCTTGCGAGGGAGTGCGCCAGGGTCGGGACGGCCCTCGAGATCAACGCGAGGCACGCCAATCTCGATGCCGAGTTCATGAAGGCCGCGGCGCGTCAAGGGGTCAACTTTTGCATAGGCAGCGATGCCCATGCGCCAGATGAGGTAGGTGACTTCGGACGTGCGCTGGAGGTCGCGATAGGCGCGGGCATCGACCCTGAGAGGATCATCAACGTGCGTGTGTAG
- the rapZ gene encoding RNase adapter RapZ, with the protein MSEERFVIITGLSGAGKSEAVRAFEDMGFFCVDNLPPTLIPKFAELVAQSDGKINNIALVVDIRSREFFDRLSSALDALEEMGVTYEILFLEASDEVLVRRFKETRRRHPLSGEGGVLEGIEEERRRLEEIRSRATRIIDTTALPPRQLRERIMNAFARASRKERLDVIVVAFGFKYGIPMDADLVFDVRFLPNPHYVESLRHLTGEAEPVREYVFQSPVTRRFLQKLFDFMAFLLPHYVKEGKTQLVVGIGCTGGKHRSVAIADRLAGFLGERGYNVSVEYRDKDIQDRVAE; encoded by the coding sequence TTGAGTGAAGAGCGATTCGTGATCATCACCGGCCTTTCGGGCGCGGGGAAAAGCGAAGCCGTTCGGGCTTTCGAGGACATGGGCTTTTTCTGCGTTGACAACCTTCCACCCACTCTCATCCCGAAATTCGCTGAACTCGTGGCACAGTCGGACGGCAAGATAAATAACATAGCTTTGGTGGTTGACATAAGGAGCCGCGAGTTCTTCGATAGGCTTTCCAGCGCCCTCGATGCGCTTGAGGAAATGGGAGTGACGTACGAGATCCTCTTTCTCGAGGCGTCCGACGAGGTGCTCGTCCGGAGGTTCAAGGAGACCCGACGGCGCCATCCGCTCTCGGGCGAGGGAGGAGTCCTTGAGGGCATAGAAGAGGAGCGTCGCAGGCTGGAGGAGATCCGGTCGAGGGCGACGCGCATCATCGATACGACGGCCCTTCCTCCGCGCCAGCTGCGGGAGCGCATAATGAACGCGTTCGCCCGCGCATCCCGAAAGGAACGGCTCGATGTGATCGTGGTGGCATTCGGGTTCAAGTATGGGATCCCGATGGATGCGGACCTCGTTTTCGACGTGAGGTTCCTGCCGAACCCGCACTACGTGGAATCCCTGCGGCACCTCACGGGTGAGGCTGAGCCGGTGAGGGAATACGTGTTCCAGTCCCCCGTGACGCGGAGGTTCCTTCAGAAACTCTTCGACTTCATGGCGTTCCTGCTGCCGCACTATGTGAAAGAAGGGAAGACGCAGCTGGTTGTGGGCATCGGCTGTACCGGGGGCAAGCACCGTTCAGTGGCCATCGCGGACCGCCTCGCGGGTTTTCTGGGGGAACGGGGGTACAACGTTTCCGTGGAGTACCGCGACAAGGACATCCAGGACAGGGTCGCGGAATGA
- a CDS encoding YvcK family protein — protein MRVKRWLLAFAFGAALLVAGGVTLLGGGAAGLLHRWVAWLAGPGAGPSSRIPAIVVGAVATVGGIAMMIFAAGAVIRSIVAALLPGAENHIAELVQRERQLGKGPRIVVVGGGTGLSTLLRGVKEFTSNVTAIVTVADDGGSSGRLRKEMGVLPPGDIRNCLVALADSEPLMARLFQYRFPEGDPTGLGGHTFGNLFIATMSAITGDFEQAVKESSRVLAVRGRVLPSTLEDVVLAAEFEGGAVVEGESTLSTCGAPIKRVFLKPRDPAALPEAVEAIAGAEAIVLGPGSLFTSVLPNLLVPGIAEAIRRSDALKVYVCNVMTEPGETDGFSASDHLKALFEHVGRGIVDVVVVNTGEVPPKLAERYRAEGAFPVAADSDALRALGVSVVEGDLISALDYARHDPDRLARAIIRLVVEARASARTARRERGRALRALS, from the coding sequence ATGAGAGTGAAAAGGTGGCTCCTGGCCTTTGCCTTCGGCGCGGCTCTTCTCGTAGCGGGCGGAGTCACGCTTTTGGGCGGCGGAGCCGCTGGCCTTCTGCACCGCTGGGTCGCGTGGCTTGCAGGACCCGGCGCCGGGCCGTCCTCGCGGATTCCCGCGATTGTGGTTGGAGCCGTCGCAACCGTCGGGGGAATAGCCATGATGATCTTCGCCGCGGGCGCGGTGATTCGGTCCATAGTGGCAGCGCTCTTGCCTGGCGCCGAAAACCATATCGCCGAGCTCGTGCAGCGCGAGCGACAGCTTGGCAAGGGGCCGAGGATAGTCGTGGTGGGGGGCGGAACCGGGCTTTCAACATTGCTCCGCGGGGTCAAGGAGTTCACGAGCAACGTGACCGCCATAGTCACCGTCGCCGATGACGGCGGGAGCTCCGGGAGGCTGCGCAAGGAGATGGGGGTGCTGCCCCCCGGAGACATCCGCAACTGCCTGGTGGCGCTCGCCGACTCCGAGCCGCTGATGGCGCGTCTGTTCCAGTACAGGTTTCCCGAGGGCGATCCGACCGGCCTCGGGGGCCATACGTTTGGCAACCTCTTCATAGCGACGATGTCCGCTATCACCGGCGACTTCGAGCAAGCCGTGAAGGAGTCCAGCCGCGTGTTGGCCGTGAGGGGGCGAGTGCTCCCCTCCACCCTCGAGGATGTGGTGCTTGCCGCGGAGTTCGAAGGCGGCGCCGTTGTGGAGGGCGAGTCTACGCTTTCGACATGCGGGGCCCCGATAAAGCGGGTTTTTCTGAAACCCAGGGATCCCGCGGCGCTTCCAGAGGCGGTGGAGGCGATAGCCGGCGCCGAGGCGATAGTGCTTGGACCAGGTAGTCTCTTTACAAGTGTGTTGCCGAACCTGCTCGTGCCCGGGATCGCCGAGGCTATTCGCCGGAGCGACGCGCTTAAGGTTTATGTATGTAACGTCATGACCGAGCCCGGTGAGACCGACGGGTTCTCGGCGTCGGACCACCTCAAGGCCCTCTTTGAGCACGTCGGCCGCGGGATAGTGGACGTCGTTGTGGTGAACACGGGCGAGGTGCCGCCGAAGCTCGCGGAAAGGTACCGGGCCGAAGGCGCTTTCCCGGTTGCAGCCGACAGCGATGCGCTGAGGGCGCTCGGAGTCTCGGTGGTGGAGGGGGACCTGATATCCGCCCTGGACTACGCGAGGCATGACCCGGACAGGCTTGCCCGCGCCATAATCAGGTTGGTGGTCGAGGCCAGGGCCTCGGCAAGGACAGCCCGCCGCGAAAGGGGGCGTGCGCTCAGGGCTTTGTCTTGA
- a CDS encoding spore maturation protein codes for MFVKAVTAASDAVIPFMILAICLVGHLRGVRVYETFVAGAKEGFTTAVRLIPFLVAMFVAIGMFRASGALAVVTSALSPVAHLVGMPEELLPLALIRPLSGSGALEVATNLIKTFGPDSVIGRMASTMQASSETTLYVITVYFGAIGIKRTRHTLAAGLLADFVAFLSSVAIWRLVMGLAS; via the coding sequence ATGTTCGTCAAGGCGGTCACAGCCGCGTCCGATGCAGTGATCCCCTTCATGATCTTGGCGATATGCCTCGTAGGGCACCTCAGAGGCGTGAGAGTGTACGAAACGTTCGTTGCCGGAGCTAAGGAGGGCTTCACTACTGCGGTGCGCCTCATCCCGTTCCTCGTTGCCATGTTCGTAGCCATCGGCATGTTCAGGGCATCCGGCGCGCTAGCCGTCGTGACGTCCGCCCTGTCGCCCGTCGCCCACCTCGTCGGCATGCCCGAGGAGCTCCTGCCCCTCGCGCTCATCCGCCCTCTGTCGGGCAGCGGTGCGCTGGAGGTCGCCACGAATCTCATCAAGACCTTCGGCCCGGACTCGGTCATAGGCAGGATGGCCTCGACCATGCAGGCGAGCTCGGAAACCACGTTGTACGTGATAACGGTGTATTTCGGGGCCATAGGAATAAAAAGAACCCGCCACACGCTTGCGGCAGGCCTCCTCGCGGACTTCGTTGCTTTCCTTTCATCGGTCGCCATCTGGCGCCTTGTCATGGGGCTTGCATCGTGA
- a CDS encoding spore maturation protein gives MVNAVWLFLIAVGVVTGFLTGTSDEVTRAALESAGSAVTLSFGLIGAMALWCGIMRIAEEAGIARALARAVAPVAKVLFPSIPERHPAVAAVAMSITANLLGMGNAATPLGIKAMEELAALAGHTDEATDAMCTFVAMCTAGITLVPTTIIAIRAEFGSRSPAEVVAPIILVNLLATAVALIADRFFRPASRRRRT, from the coding sequence GTGGTAAATGCCGTATGGTTGTTTCTGATAGCGGTGGGAGTGGTCACGGGCTTCCTTACGGGGACTTCCGACGAAGTCACGCGCGCGGCCCTGGAGTCGGCGGGCTCAGCAGTCACGCTCTCGTTCGGCCTGATAGGTGCGATGGCTCTATGGTGCGGCATCATGAGGATCGCCGAGGAGGCCGGCATCGCGCGCGCGCTCGCCAGGGCCGTCGCCCCCGTAGCGAAGGTCCTCTTCCCGTCGATCCCGGAGAGGCATCCCGCTGTCGCCGCCGTGGCCATGAGCATCACCGCCAACCTTCTCGGAATGGGAAACGCCGCGACTCCTCTTGGGATCAAGGCTATGGAGGAACTCGCGGCACTTGCGGGCCACACCGATGAGGCGACCGACGCCATGTGCACTTTCGTGGCGATGTGCACGGCCGGAATCACGCTCGTGCCCACGACCATCATCGCCATCAGGGCCGAGTTCGGCTCCAGGAGCCCCGCGGAGGTGGTAGCGCCGATCATCCTCGTGAATCTCCTGGCGACCGCCGTCGCGCTCATCGCCGACAGGTTTTTCAGGCCCGCCTCACGGAGAAGGAGGACGTGA
- the whiA gene encoding DNA-binding protein WhiA: MFSATTKEELARFSAGSKCCLLAEFSAIARMTGRFSDRNQPGDGAVFEMVTENAALARRMVGLARDLFDLRPSVKASRRKGRSPGHLYVVSLPYDMKTRAALCEMGVILERPRSRGQEAMRPGVPWSLLSKQCCRRAYLRGAFLARGYVQDPERAYHMEMMTDAEQLARGLARIASSFGVAARVSKHRRGFMVYVKDGDDVAQLLRVTGAHSSVIALESVRVMRGVRGDVNRVVNCDTANVGKAVDAGLAQAETIKMFLERSGMACLPPGLREIARLRMEHPEASLKELGEMAAPPITKSAANHRMRRLLSLARRAEAGDRGDRSVGANILVSGEAGGERGSEDGL; this comes from the coding sequence ATGTTTTCCGCCACGACCAAAGAGGAACTCGCGCGGTTCAGCGCAGGCAGCAAGTGTTGCTTGCTCGCCGAGTTCTCGGCCATCGCCCGCATGACGGGCCGCTTCTCCGACCGTAACCAGCCTGGGGACGGTGCCGTTTTCGAGATGGTCACAGAGAACGCGGCGCTCGCCCGGAGGATGGTGGGGCTTGCGCGCGACCTCTTCGATCTGAGGCCGTCTGTGAAAGCTTCGAGACGGAAGGGGCGTTCCCCAGGTCACCTTTACGTGGTCTCGCTTCCCTACGACATGAAGACTCGCGCGGCTCTGTGCGAGATGGGCGTGATCCTGGAGAGGCCGCGCAGCCGGGGGCAGGAGGCGATGAGGCCCGGGGTGCCCTGGAGCCTCCTCTCGAAGCAGTGCTGCCGCAGGGCCTATCTGCGAGGGGCCTTCCTTGCGCGCGGTTACGTCCAGGATCCTGAGAGGGCGTACCACATGGAGATGATGACCGACGCGGAGCAGCTCGCGAGGGGGCTTGCGCGCATCGCGAGTTCCTTTGGCGTCGCGGCCAGGGTGTCAAAGCACAGAAGAGGCTTTATGGTTTACGTCAAGGACGGGGACGACGTCGCTCAGCTCTTGAGGGTCACCGGCGCACATTCGTCCGTGATCGCGCTCGAGAGCGTGCGCGTGATGCGCGGTGTGCGCGGCGACGTGAACCGGGTGGTCAACTGCGATACCGCCAACGTGGGGAAGGCGGTTGATGCCGGGCTCGCCCAAGCTGAGACCATAAAGATGTTCCTCGAGCGCTCCGGCATGGCGTGCTTGCCCCCGGGGCTTCGTGAGATCGCGAGGCTTCGGATGGAACACCCGGAGGCAAGCCTGAAGGAGCTCGGTGAGATGGCGGCTCCTCCCATAACCAAGTCGGCGGCGAACCATCGCATGAGGAGGTTGCTGAGCCTCGCGCGGCGGGCCGAGGCCGGTGACAGAGGAGATCGCAGCGTCGGCGCGAATATCTTAGTATCGGGAGAGGCAGGAGGTGAACGGGGCAGTGAGGATGGGTTATGA
- the rpoN gene encoding RNA polymerase factor sigma-54, translating to MRMGYEMSLKQVQKLIVTPELRQAITVLQLPWTELQEYIETEMLENPVLEFADADGSEPSAADAGIGTAGEPRTDAPVDRGGATGTGEDGSPELSETKAGPDPDGPDIDWQNYFDDASDLGYVAPRERHDERELSYESYVGHQESFQEHLMFQLRLAPLDDEGVRIGSLIIGGIDDDGYLRMEVSEIAAMAGVSPERVERVLKVVQGFEPTGVGARSLEECLLIQLDTLDISEDERGLASVLIRYYLDDVAAGRLAKIAQRLQRAVPEIQRACDIIKTLDPKPGREFSGERPAGYIVPDVTVEKAGDDYVIVVNDVSAPRLTINPTYRDMLRRPGQESSAVEFVKSKLNSAMWLIRSIEQRRQTLYKVAECIVRFQRDFFDKGIKHLRPLTLKEVADEIGVHESTVSRATAGKYMQTPRGVYEMRFFFASGVQTVGGDSASSESIKRMIRELIESEDPRDPLSDQAIADRLRAQGILISRRTVAKYREEEMIPASKQRRRF from the coding sequence GTGAGGATGGGTTATGAAATGAGCCTCAAGCAAGTCCAGAAGCTCATCGTAACCCCCGAGCTTCGACAGGCCATAACCGTCCTCCAGTTGCCCTGGACGGAGCTTCAAGAGTACATCGAGACCGAGATGCTCGAGAACCCGGTGCTTGAGTTCGCCGATGCCGACGGCTCTGAGCCATCTGCTGCTGACGCTGGCATCGGCACCGCCGGGGAGCCGCGCACCGATGCGCCCGTCGACCGTGGTGGCGCGACGGGCACCGGGGAGGACGGCTCTCCGGAGCTGTCTGAGACGAAGGCCGGTCCCGATCCGGACGGGCCGGACATCGACTGGCAGAACTACTTCGACGACGCGAGCGACCTGGGATACGTGGCACCCAGGGAGAGACATGACGAGAGAGAGCTTTCGTACGAGTCGTACGTGGGCCATCAGGAGTCGTTCCAAGAGCACCTCATGTTCCAGCTTCGCCTGGCGCCACTAGACGATGAGGGCGTGAGGATCGGAAGCCTCATCATCGGGGGGATCGACGACGACGGTTACCTCCGGATGGAGGTCTCTGAAATAGCCGCTATGGCTGGCGTGAGCCCTGAGCGGGTCGAGCGCGTGCTCAAGGTGGTACAAGGCTTCGAGCCGACCGGGGTGGGGGCGCGGAGCCTCGAGGAATGCCTGCTTATTCAGCTCGATACGCTTGACATCTCCGAAGACGAGCGTGGCCTCGCGTCCGTGCTCATCCGTTACTACCTCGATGATGTGGCCGCCGGAAGGCTGGCCAAGATAGCGCAACGTCTCCAGAGGGCGGTCCCCGAGATTCAGAGGGCGTGCGACATCATCAAGACGCTCGACCCGAAGCCCGGCCGCGAGTTCTCGGGAGAACGGCCCGCGGGTTACATCGTGCCCGACGTGACCGTCGAAAAGGCCGGCGATGACTACGTGATCGTGGTGAACGACGTGTCGGCCCCGCGCCTTACCATCAATCCAACGTACCGCGACATGCTGAGAAGGCCTGGCCAGGAGTCGAGCGCCGTGGAGTTCGTAAAGTCGAAGCTGAACTCCGCGATGTGGCTCATACGCAGCATCGAGCAGCGGAGGCAGACGCTTTATAAGGTCGCTGAATGCATCGTCAGGTTTCAGAGGGACTTCTTCGACAAAGGCATCAAGCACCTCAGGCCGCTTACGTTGAAAGAGGTCGCAGACGAGATCGGGGTGCATGAGTCCACGGTGAGCCGGGCGACCGCTGGGAAGTACATGCAGACTCCGCGGGGCGTGTACGAGATGAGGTTCTTTTTCGCGAGCGGGGTCCAGACGGTCGGCGGTGATTCGGCTTCCAGCGAGAGCATCAAGAGGATGATCCGCGAGCTCATCGAGTCCGAAGACCCGAGGGATCCCCTGAGCGACCAGGCGATAGCCGACAGGCTCCGGGCGCAGGGAATCCTCATATCGCGACGAACCGTGGCCAAGTACCGCGAGGAGGAGATGATCCCCGCGTCCAAACAGCGCAGAAGGTTTTGA
- the gap gene encoding type I glyceraldehyde-3-phosphate dehydrogenase, with product MAVKVGINGFGRIGRIVYRAALENPAIDVVAVNDLADAKTNAHLLKYDSVHGTFRGSVEAKDGEIVVNGKSVKVLSEKDPAAIPWGDLGVDIVIESTGVFTNAEKAAGHLKGGAKKVIITAPAKGEDITIVMGVNQASYDPAKHNIISNASCTTNCLAPVAKVVHEKFTITRGLMTTVHSYTNDQRTLDLMHKDLRRARAAGMSIIPTTTGAAKAVGKVLPELNGKLNGFAMRVPTPNVSVVDLVADVVKPTSVEEVNAALKAAAEGPLAGILAYTEEPLVSRDFNGDPHSAIVDALSTMVMDGTMVKVIAWYDNEWAYSKRVVDLAAYVAGRGL from the coding sequence ATGGCAGTCAAAGTCGGAATCAACGGTTTCGGAAGGATAGGACGGATCGTGTATCGAGCTGCGCTGGAGAACCCGGCCATCGATGTCGTGGCCGTGAACGACCTGGCCGACGCCAAGACCAACGCTCATCTTCTGAAGTACGATTCGGTGCACGGGACTTTCCGTGGGAGCGTGGAGGCGAAGGACGGCGAGATCGTCGTCAACGGGAAGTCCGTCAAGGTGCTCTCGGAAAAGGACCCTGCCGCGATACCGTGGGGGGACCTGGGTGTAGACATAGTCATCGAGTCCACGGGCGTGTTCACCAATGCCGAGAAAGCTGCGGGTCACCTCAAGGGTGGCGCTAAGAAGGTCATCATCACCGCTCCCGCCAAGGGCGAGGACATCACCATCGTGATGGGCGTCAACCAGGCGAGCTACGACCCGGCGAAGCACAACATAATCTCCAATGCGTCCTGCACTACCAACTGCCTCGCGCCCGTGGCGAAGGTGGTACACGAGAAGTTCACCATCACAAGAGGGCTCATGACCACGGTCCACTCGTACACCAATGACCAGCGGACCCTGGACCTCATGCACAAGGACCTCAGGCGTGCGCGTGCGGCGGGCATGTCCATCATCCCCACCACGACCGGCGCGGCGAAGGCCGTGGGCAAGGTGCTCCCGGAGCTCAACGGCAAGCTGAACGGCTTCGCGATGCGAGTTCCCACGCCGAATGTGTCCGTGGTGGACCTCGTGGCAGACGTAGTGAAGCCCACGAGCGTCGAGGAAGTGAACGCGGCTCTCAAGGCGGCGGCGGAAGGCCCGCTTGCAGGGATCCTCGCTTATACCGAGGAACCGCTCGTCTCGAGAGACTTCAATGGCGATCCGCACTCGGCGATCGTCGACGCGCTGTCCACGATGGTCATGGACGGGACCATGGTCAAGGTTATAGCGTGGTACGACAACGAGTGGGCTTACTCGAAGAGAGTGGTAGACCTTGCCGCCTATGTGGCCGGGAGAGGGCTATAG